The Notolabrus celidotus isolate fNotCel1 chromosome 16, fNotCel1.pri, whole genome shotgun sequence genomic sequence ATTGTTGGCTGTTCAGTTTATGTGGTGTACAGTAATCATACATTGTACACACGTTACAATAACATGTTAACAATTTCTTTCAGCACCCGTAACTTTGACTGACTGTGTCCAAAGTCTTAGTCCTGTGTTGAGGTGTCAGAGGAGGGTTGACTGGCCAAACTGAAAAGGCAGACTTGTACAATTGGTACAGGAACCATGCACTCTTTCTCTCAGAAAGATAGCAAACTCTGAAGCTTTATCTTATGCTTATAGACTTTAGAACAGAAAACAAGATCATGTAGAGGTCGATAACGATACACTGACATGTCCCCAGTCTCCTGTCTGGTCTGTTGTCTCCACCAAGTGAGATTTCAGGGGAACTACTACAAAGTGGTTGAAtagaaataagataagataagataaaataatcctttattcgtcccacaacagggaaatttaagtgctacagcagcaaagtagacagtgcaaaacagtataaagcaaataAGAGCATATATaaaagcaattattaaaaagttattagcaattaaaaataaagaagtaaaaataagcatatcttacgacatgtatacacaactaaataagtacatttaaaaatatttacaaaaccagtggaAAATGTGCACAGGCTTGTATCATAGTATAAAataatgtacagaacagaactgagaagatgagtagaaaagacatattgcacatgtaagaagagggGGATGAGTAATTATTGCACATTAATAAATAGATGGGGGAGATACTGCACTTAAGTCAGTTTTGGTGAGGTTATTGATGttgattatagagtctgaccactgcaggaagaaaagacctgatGAGTCCATTAATCTAAGCTTTAAGGTGATACATAACACAGATTTATAATACATAACACGTCCTAGCTTGTTTTCAACACCAAGGACAAACCTAATGCTTTTGACAGCAATACTCAATAATCAAAttatccaaatggacttgaagcactttgtttctcttactgatcttgttttctcttgtctagatctttgcttgtgttcttgttctcgtatgtacgtcgctttggataaaagcgtgtgctaaatgacattgtaacattattttACTGAGGACGTAAATGAGTTTCAGTTCTACTATCATAAACTGAGTGCTAGCTACGTTACAGTACCTCGTTCAAACATAGATGTGAAATCAGCGTCGATGGGAGGTGAAGAAAGCAGTTCTTCgtgttattaaaaacaacaGTAACGTGGTGAATACCCTGCCTACTACACATAATCCCACGGACAAGCTCTGTTTTGGTAAAGCAGGTTGTACTGCAAGCAGGAAATGTGTAACAAACATAGGTAACAAATTCATcgcacttcttcttcttctctgacttTAATGACGGGGCGCAAAACAGATTGTAATGGtgcataccgccacctactgtacCGGAGTGTGTAACATGAGGGTTTAGTACCTCAGGTTACATTATACATAACgtaaacatgaacaaaaaacaacaactaaataataaaggaaaataaagcaactaaattatatatatatatccatatatatctatatatatagatatatatataagaacaaatgaataggaaaaataaataaatagttttaaataaattatatctatttatatatatatatatagtaacaAATGAATAGGAAAAATAGtttgaataaataatttaaaccaTTATTATGTGCTCTAAGTTTCAACTAGACCAAAGCAGTCGACATTAGAGCGATATAATTTTTCACAATAAGATTTTAAACACTCACGCCTTATCCAGGAACAGTATTCGAGAGAGACAGTAAGCTCTTATTTTGAGGTGTTCCAACTGCTGTTGCCTTTCCCAAAGAAGGATGGTAACTTTAAGCAATTTAATTTCTATAATGCTTGTAGAACCCTTACTAGTGACACATTTAGGGAAACAACAGGGGGAGTATGTAGAGGAGAAATATGGTGTGGAGATTTCAATGCACACAACTGTTTATGGAGCAGCAACTACACAGATAGCAATGGGTTGAAGCAAATATAGTTGAAGAAATGATGGACGAAAGATCAGTGAATTGGCTTAACAATGGTCAgggtacaaaaataaatgtgaatagAGATACAGTATCATGTCTAGATCTGACATTAGTGTCCGATAACTTAGTGAATGCGTGTGAATGGTGTGTCAGGGGGGGCTCTAATCTAGGGAGTGATCATTCCCCAGtgattaaaacaatacatacaaaTGTATATGTACAAGAAGGCTCTCCAAGTGCCAGATGGTACAGATTAGCAGAAATTCAGAACTTGTATTGAGGAGACAGCTCGCCTAATAAAAATGGATGGAAACAGTGAAGGACGAATAAGTCAAATCACTCAGCAtattttaaatgctgcaaattTGAGTATCCCCAAAAGAATAATAAAGGGTGGAAAGAAAGGTGGTTCTTTGGTGGAGTGAGGAGTGTAGCAGAGCTATAAAAGAGCATAACAAAGCATTGAGAGCGCTacagaaaaacatgtcacaaGAGAACCTTATAGAGTATAAAAGGAAAAGGGCTGTGGCtcgaaaaataattaaagatacaaaaaagaGATCATGGAGAGAATTTCGTTCCACCATCGGAAGAGAAATAAGAGTACAAGAAATATGGTCTATGTTTAAGAAAATGAGAGGGAAAAGAAAGTCTATTAAAATCAGAGCACTAATTAGTAGGCAGAACTTAACCGTGTCAGATAAAGAAAAGGCTGATGTGCTAGGCGAGGCCTTTGCTGCAGTATATAGATAAACAGTCATGAATGGATATAGGGCACTTATGGCATTAATAATACACTATGGCCGTATAATATATGGAGCAGCAACTAAGTCAATTTTACAAAAACTGGATAGGCTACAGTATAGAGCCTTACGAGTGATGAAAACAACCCCCACCAATGCTCTACTTATAATAGCAGATAAGACTCATctggagataaggagagaaaaTGTGTCACTCGTATACTGGGTCAAGCTTAAAGGAAGGGGGGAAGAAAATCCTGCAACAAAGACTAGCTGCTGGGAATATTTCAGGTTCAAGAGGCGAGGGTTTGTGAAgggtgtgtgaatgagtgtgctAAAGTGTTTGGAATTGATAATGTTGAGTTCATCCAGCCAACTGCAGTTAGTAATATACCCTGTGGCTTTACCCCAAGGTTAAAGTGGACATGAGTGTCctagagatgaagagagaatgGAGTATGAATGAGGTTGGAGTGAAAACAAGTGTGTACCTGAGGAGCAATTATTTCAGtaactttaaaatatatacagaTGGGTCTAATAACACAAAGGGGTGTGTGAGAAATGGTATATATAAACCAGCATTTGAAATTAATATGTCTAAAAGGCAATCAGATCAGTTATCCGTGTACATAGCAGAAATGGTGGCAGTAATTATCAGTCTTCAATGGGTGGCGGAGGTCAGGCCAGACAGGGTGGTGGTGTGCAcgttgacttaagtaatgaagctgtgtaatttgtccaccactgcacaagactgaaaggcagaatttaataaataaatgacatgaTAATACACCCTCTTgtacagtaggtggcggtatgcaCCTAAAAGCTGTTTGTGATCCGCCATTAACCACAAAAAAGAGGAAGTTGTTGCTTTTACTGGATACATGTCGGCGTTTCCAGTAAACGACAGCCCAGGCTGTTGGGGCGTCCCAGAGGTGTATAAACACCACGAACAGAAGAAAGTATGCATTTCTCGTCCAAAATatagagaaggaaggaaggctaAAGCTGTAAAGGTAAGAACCAAGTACAGGCAAGAAAAACACATGTATTTCATGCTATGGTTACCAGCTGGTGGCAAACCTGGATTACACTGCTTGGTAGAGTAAATGTCACTACATTTATATTCTGCATCATAAGGTGTACACCATCAACTTGGAGTCTCGTTACCTGATGGTCCAAGGAGTCCCAGCCATTGGAGTGATGACGGAGCTGATCCAGCTATGTGCCCTGTACGGAGCCGTGGAGGAGTACAGACCCCTGGATGAGTACCCTGCTGAGGAATTCACGGAAGTCTACCTCGTCAAGTTCCAGAAACTCACCAGTGCCAGGTTTAAGATTTCTTTCATGAACAAGCACACTGCAGTAGCATCAAAGGAAGACTGGCTGAAAGGTTtcgttttcattgttttttcacaGAGCTGCCAAACGACACATGGATGAGAAGAGTTTTTATGGGGGCGTGCTACATGTGTGCTACGTCCCTGAGTATGAGACTGTGGATGATACCAGGCTGAAGCTGCAGGACAGAAGGAGATATGTTATCAGGACTGTTCGTAATAAAGGTATGCTTGTGGGGAATCACATGTAAACTTACTCACAACAATTATGTTGATAGATTCTAcatgtttctctcttctttcaatGCACATTTGTTATTTGAACTTACTTCGATCTGTTTCTGCACCCAGGTTTTTTTCATGGCACTCATATGCCATAGATGTAGTATGTTTATATATTGCATAATTAATACCAAATtgaactgttttttgttgttttctttaatggTATTTTTTCTGATCATTTGTTGTTACAAagcaagagaaaaacaacagaaggaGTCAGTACAGGAGCAGCCCAGGTCATCGGACTCAGCTACCACATCACAGGCGATTGTGACCAGACAAGATCAAATCTCAGACAATGACCAGACTGTGGAGACTTCAAACATGAGCCATTATTCAGGCTTCTCTCTACTACCACTACCTCCCCAGGAACATTATAACTACAGATATATAAACCAGTTCAGGACTATACCAACAGAGGACAAAATGGGAACATTACATAATACAGTTATTGACACAAAACAGCAGCCAATACAGGGTACAAGCTTCAATCAAACCTCTTTAGACAGAGACCAAGAACAAAGACTCACCTCAAATCAAAGTTCTACGGTCAGATTTGTCCCGAGGACCACAAATTTAGAGAACAGGAAACGCAAGATGAACGATACGGGGAAAAACTCACTGACTGATGACACCACAAAGAATGAGCCTGTTATTGGGCCAAAACTACCGGAACCATCCAAAATGGACATGGAAGATGAGTCACTGAACACAACTGTAAGCCTGATCAGGGGCACAATGAAAAAGGTAAGATTTGATCTGAAGAAGAAATCAATAAGAAGTCAGTGTAGTTGTTTATTTCAGTCAAATCAGCTTTGTTCACTTTCACAGATGGGAGCAGTTCCTGATCTCAAACCAGTGGAAAAAAAGGTGAAACCCCGACGTCGGATTTGATCAAGCATGTTGTCTTTCAAAGCATTCATTTCTGTTACCACATTGGAAAACTATTTCCAggcaatgttttttgttttgattactttttatttttgcattgttaacGGCTATTAACATTTATCCTGGAGTATGCAGCTGAAAATAAAGACACTGCTTCTTCAATGGTCCTGTTGCTCCTCAAATACATGCCTCTCGAATGTCTCAATTCtctaaagaaagaagaaaaaaatgtcagtatATTTTTTTTGGTTAGAATTTTAATTTCATAGGGTTTTGACAGCTTTTGTAGTGATTACCATAGTGTCCGGTAGGCAGGTTCCAAAAGCCTCAAGTAAGAGATTCTCTTCTCTAACTGCCTTTTCAAAGTCATCAAAAGACAGTCGGCCATCATGATCGTGATCctacaaaaaatgtatgttcAATGAGCACACACGGACATATTTAGAGGGTTAGACATCTAAACCAAAAGACTCACCATCTTCTTGAGTGTGATTTCCACCAGGTCTTTGATTCTTTCATCAGGGTCCTCCTCTGTGGGCTGTCTGCTGAAGCTGTTCCTCAGCATCTGAAACATCTCCTCTCTTGAGATGTAGTTGTCCCCATTCAAGTCATATACATGAAAGCAGTCTGAATAGTGCAAAGAGAAAAAGTTATAATCTGAATGGTGTGTCCAAGGTGAGTTTAAGTAAGTTTCAAAATAAGGTTCAGagcttacattttattttttcatccaaactccCTCGAAGGAAAACGGACAGTCCCTCAATCCATTCTTTGACACTGATCAAGCTGTCATTG encodes the following:
- the rbm48 gene encoding RNA-binding protein 48, whose protein sequence is MSAFPVNDSPGCWGVPEVYKHHEQKKVCISRPKYREGRKAKAVKVYTINLESRYLMVQGVPAIGVMTELIQLCALYGAVEEYRPLDEYPAEEFTEVYLVKFQKLTSARAAKRHMDEKSFYGGVLHVCYVPEYETVDDTRLKLQDRRRYVIRTVRNKAREKQQKESVQEQPRSSDSATTSQAIVTRQDQISDNDQTVETSNMSHYSGFSLLPLPPQEHYNYRYINQFRTIPTEDKMGTLHNTVIDTKQQPIQGTSFNQTSLDRDQEQRLTSNQSSTVRFVPRTTNLENRKRKMNDTGKNSLTDDTTKNEPVIGPKLPEPSKMDMEDESLNTTVSLIRGTMKKMGAVPDLKPVEKKVKPRRRI
- the efcab1 gene encoding EF-hand calcium-binding domain-containing protein 1, translating into MSAVNRKLIQALVETVSKHVEHFNKTEVECLIRGFNSLFGEQAIAQHSPGGLDRGRFRSILHNWFGMTDSVIMDGVFRTFDKDNDSLISVKEWIEGLSVFLRGSLDEKIKYCFHVYDLNGDNYISREEMFQMLRNSFSRQPTEEDPDERIKDLVEITLKKMDHDHDGRLSFDDFEKAVREENLLLEAFGTCLPDTMRIETFERHVFEEQQDH